From the Primulina tabacum isolate GXHZ01 chromosome 3, ASM2559414v2, whole genome shotgun sequence genome, one window contains:
- the LOC142539658 gene encoding subtilisin-like protease SBT1.7 codes for MGKKSELYVFWILGFILLACSCHVSVAVTGTRTYIIHMAKSRMPAIFEDHSHWYDSSLKSVSGSAEILYTYDNAIHGFSARMTPEEAEALANRPGIVSVMPELKYELHTTRTPSFLGLDQNSAMFPESESASDVIVGVLDTGVWPESPSYDDTGLGPVPSFWKGECEVGTNFTKSNCNRKLVGARFFSKGYEATLGPIDQSKESKSPCDDDGHGTHTSSTAAGSVVTGASLFGYAAGTARGMAPRARIAVYKVCWIGGCFSSDILAAIEKAIDDNVNVLSMSLGGGVSDYFRDSVASGAFAAMEKGILISCSAGNAGPSSYSLSNVAPWITTVGAGTLDRDFPAYVSLGNGKNYSGVSLYKGGPLPGKMLPLIYAGNATNATNGNLCMTDTLIPEKVAGKVVLCDRGVNPRVQKGSVVKAAGGVGMVLTNTVANGEELVADAHLLPATAVGQTAGETIKSYLFSDSNPTATIFFEGTKVGIQPSPVVAAFSSRGPNPISSHILKPDIIAPGVNILAGWSGAVGPTGLAEDNRRVGFNIISGTSMSCPHVSGLAALLKGAHPEWSPAAIRSALMTTAKVVDKNGKLIEDVSTGKPSTPFDHGAGHVDPVSALNPGLVYDLDVDDYLNFLCALNYTADEISGLAKKNFTCDSSKSHSINDFNYPSFAVSLPATTDRTLDSGDGTSSNTVKYTRTVTNVGSPGTYKVSISTSAAFKVSVDPEELAFSQTNEQKSYTATFTSVLQEPVDANEFGRIEWSDGKHVVGSPIAVSWT; via the coding sequence ATGGGGAAAAAATCTGAACTTTACGTGTTTTGGATTCTGGGTTTCATTCTGTTGGCGTGTTCTTGCCATGTTTCTGTTGCTGTCACGGGGACTAGAACTTACATTATCCACATGGCGAAATCGAGAATGCCCGCCATTTTTGAGGATCATTCTCACTGGTACGACTCGTCTCTGAAATCGGTGTCGGGCTCGGCGGAGATTTTGTACACGTACGATAATGCGATTCATGGATTCTCAGCCCGGATGACGCCAGAGGAGGCTGAGGCGCTGGCGAATCGGCCTGGAATTGTTTCTGTTATGCCCGAACTGAAGTACGAGCTTCACACGACGCGGACGCCATCGTTTTTGGGATTGGACCAGAATTCTGCTATGTTCCCGGAATCTGAGTCTGCCAGTGATGTTATTGTCGGGGTTTTGGACACTGGTGTTTGGCCCGAAAGCCCAAGCTATGATGACACTGGCCTTGGGCCTGTGCCAAGTTTCTGGAAGGGGGAATGTGAAGTTGGAACGAATTTCACTAAATCCAACTGTAATAGGAAGTTGGTTGGAGCCAGGTTTTTCTCTAAAGGTTACGAGGCAACTCTAGGTCCAATTGATCAGTCCAAGGAATCAAAATCTCCGTGTGACGACGATGGCCACGGCACGCACACCTCCTCCACCGCAGCTGGATCGGTTGTCACCGGCGCTAGCCTGTTTGGGTACGCAGCCGGGACTGCACGAGGAATGGCACCGCGTGCCAGGATTGCTGTGTACAAAGTCTGCTGGATCGGGGGATGTTTTAGTTCCGACATTTTGGCGGCAATTGAGAAGGCCATAGACGACAATGTTAATGTTCTATCAATGTCTCTCGGCGGCGGAGTTTCCGATTACTTTAGGGATAGCGTTGCATCGGGAGCCTTTGCCGCCATGGAGAAGGGTATTTTGATTTCTTGCTCCGCTGGTAACGCGGGCCCAAGTTCTTATAGTTTGTCTAATGTAGCACCGTGGATAACAACAGTCGGTGCCGGCACCCTTGACCGTGACTTCCCGGCGTATGTCAGCCTCGGAAATGGGAAAAACTACTCCGGAGTTTCACTTTACAAAGGCGGCCCATTACCTGGAAAAATGCTTCCTTTAATTTACGCCGGAAACGCAACCAATGCCACCAATGGTAATCTCTGCATGACGGATACACTAATTCCTGAAAAAGTAGCCGGAAAGGTTGTGCTCTGCGACCGTGGGGTGAACCCAAGAGTTCAAAAGGGTTCCGTCGTCAAAGCTGCTGGCGGGGTAGGGATGGTTTTAACCAACACCGTGGCAAACGGCGAGGAGCTGGTGGCAGACGCCCATCTTCTTCCAGCCACGGCAGTGGGGCAAACCGCCGGTGaaacaatcaaatcatatctgTTCTCCGATTCAAATCCAACCGCCACAATTTTCTTCGAAGGCACCAAAGTCGGAATCCAACCCTCGCCCGTGGTGGCCGCTTTCAGCTCCAGGGGACCAAACCCCATCAGCTCGCATATTCTGAAACCCGACATTATAGCACCAGGTGTCAATATACTAGCAGGCTGGTCCGGTGCTGTGGGGCCCACAGGCCTCGCAGAGGACAACAGGCGCGTGGGATTCAACATAATCTCCGGCACGTCGATGTCCTGCCCCCATGTAAGCGGCTTAGCAGCTCTGCTTAAGGGCGCGCACCCAGAATGGAGCCCGGCCGCCATACGATCGGCGTTGATGACTACGGCTAAAGTCGTAGACAAAAACGGCAAATTAATCGAAGACGTCTCCACTGGGAAACCATCCACACCATTCGACCATGGCGCCGGCCACGTGGATCCCGTCTCCGCCCTGAATCCAGGCCTCGTCTACGACTTAGATGTGGATGATTACTTAAACTTCCTCTGCGCATTGAATTACACGGCCGACGAGATCAGCGGCCTGGCCAAGAAGAATTTCACATGCGACTCCAGCAAGAGCCACAGCATAAACGACTTCAATTATCCTTCTTTCGCGGTGTCCCTTCCGGCTACCACAGATCGTACCCTCGACAGCGGAGATGGTACCTCTTCGAATACAGTGAAGTACACAAGAACTGTAACAAACGTGGGATCGCCTGGAACGTACAAGGTTTCGATTTCGACGAGTGCTGCCTTCAAGGTATCAGTGGATCCTGAGGAGTTGGCTTTCAGTCAAACAAACGAGCAAAAATCATATACGGCGACGTTTACCTCGGTTTTACAAGAGCCGGTGGATGCAAATGAATTTGGTAGGATCGAATGGTCAGACGGGAAACACGTCGTTGGGAGCCCAATTGCTGTGAGTTGGACGTAG
- the LOC142539659 gene encoding LOW QUALITY PROTEIN: ribonuclease III domain-containing protein RNC1, chloroplastic-like (The sequence of the model RefSeq protein was modified relative to this genomic sequence to represent the inferred CDS: deleted 1 base in 1 codon): protein MELSSSFKLQSAPDLSFSSSLSSFPFQTLLKYPKIPSNFHILAVAVDPKELPQNSPKRLLKELAERKKIVSPKKKPPPRRFILKPPLDDARLAERFLNSPQLSLKAFPLLSSCLPSMRLNNADRTWMDEYLLEVKQALGYPLEPSENYGDDNPAKQLDTLLYLAFQHPHCDRTNARHVRSGHSRLGFLGEHVLELALCEFFLQRYPRESPGPMRERVYALIGKRFLPKWIKAASLQNLIFPYDDMDRLIRRDREPPVKSVFWALFGAIYLCYGMPEVYRVLFEVFGMDLEAEDCQPKLRRQLEDVDHVSVEFESQKLSWQDVAAYKPPEDTLFTHPRLFRACVPPGMHRFRGNIWDYDCRPQVMRKLGYPLVRTDRIREITDARNIELGLGLQLCFLHPSKYKFEHPRFCFERLEYLGQKIQDLVMAERLLMKHIDAPGRWLQEKHRRILMNKFCGRYLREKYLHPFIIYSEEVQDAYEHNRRLRNPASTSVQQSLHGLAYAVYGKPEVRRLMFEVFDFEQIQPKAVS, encoded by the exons ATGGAGCTATCTTCGTCTTTCAAACTCCAATCCGCACCAGACTTATCCTTTTCCTCTTCTTTATCGTCCTTCCCTTTTCAAACCCTCCTCAAATACCCTAAAATCCCATCAAATTTCCATATTTTGGCAGTAGCAGTGGACCCAAAAGAGCTGCCTCAGAACAGCCCTAAGAGACTCTTGAAAGAGCTGGCAGAGCGCAAGAAAATAGTGTCCCCCAAGAAGAAGCCACCCCCAAGAAGATTCATCCTCAAGCCCCCACTTGATGATGCGAGATTGGCTGAAAGATTCCTCAACAGCCCACAGTTGTCGCTGAAAGCTTTCCCTTTATTGAGTTCTTGCTTGCCCTCTATGCGGTTAAACAATGCGGACAGAACCTGGATGGATGAATATTTGCTGGAGGTGAAGCAAGCTTTAGGATACCCATTGGAGCCTTCCGAGAATTATGGAGATGATAACCCGGCTAAGCAGTTAGATACATTGTTGTATTTGGCATTTCAGCACCCCCATTGCGACAGGACC AATGCGCGGCATGTGAGATCGGGGCATTCACGGTTGGGCTTCTTGGGGGAGCATGTATTGGAGTTGGCCTTGTGTGAGTTTTTCTTGCAGAGATATCCAAGGGAATCCCCGGGGCCAATGAGGGAGAGGGTCTATGCTCTGATTGGGAAAAGGTTTTTGCCTAAGTGGATCAAAGCTGCTAGCTTGCAGAATTTGATTTTTCCTTATGATGATATGGATAGGTTGATTCGAAGAGATAGAGAACCTCCGGTCAA ATCTGTATTCTGGGCCTTGTTTGGTGCAATATATCTGTGCTATGGCATGCCAGAAGTGTATAGAGTTCTTTTTGAGGTGTTTGGAATGGATCTTGAGGCTGAAGATTGCCAGCCTAAACTGAGGAGACAGCTTGAGGATGTAGATCATGTATCTGTTGAATTCGAAAGTCAAAAGCTGAGTTGGCAAGATGTAGCTGCTTATAAG CCCCCAGAAGACACCCTTTTTACTCACCCAAGGCTTTTCAGGGCGTGTGTTCCACCAGGAATGCATCGATTCCGAGGCAACATTTGGGATTATGATTGTAGACCTCAAGTCATGCGAAAACTAGGATACCCGTTAGTGAGGACTGATAGGATTCGTGAGATAACGGATGCCAGGAATATTGAACTTGGACTTGGATTACAG CTTTGTTTCCTTCACCCGTCCAAGTACAAGTTCGAACACCCACGCTTTTGCTTCGAACGACTGGAATACCTTGGTCAAAAAATCCAG GACCTTGTGATGGCCGAAAGGCTGCTCATGAAGCATATAGATGCTCCAGGAAGATGGTTACAGGAAAAACATCGTCGCATTTTAATGAACAAATTTTGCGGGAGATACTTGAGGGAGAAATATCTCCATCCTTTCATAATTTACAGTGAAGAAGTGCAAGACGCATACGAACACAACCGAAGGCTTAGAAATCCGGCTTCAACTTCAGTTCAACAATCCCTTCATGGACTCGCTTACGCTGTATATGGAAAGCCAGAAGTTAGACGTCTCATGTTCGAAGTTTTCGATTTTGAGCAGATTCAACCTAAGGCTGTAtcatga